The Virgibacillus sp. MSP4-1 genome has a segment encoding these proteins:
- a CDS encoding VWA domain-containing protein yields MKKFALLLFCFIIALSACSKDDASQNKPDEKTGAENQQSQENDLLDISVLSAVDPSREGMKNQTGGILMEELSFQQELDMNVEEFMSEKKQELTGQLETVATETQDPEKLEHALVKLLGTPNYASAIETAEAYKPDFPEPELPGAKRANDEEDGKITENGKAILLLDASSSMLLKVDGKVKMNIAKEAVQEFADVIGQKQDVSLIVYGHKGSEADADKQKSCKGIEEIYPMGSYDKKKFKASLNKFESKGWTPLAGAIEKAAEMSKGLKGEITVYIVSDGVETCDGDPVAAAKSFSEDNDHRKVNIIGFNVDQDAEKQLKKVSEAGNGEYYSANHADDLKETIEYEWLPSRVDLAWAHTKAPGPWEILDKYDEYDVDHDKIRALVKKEKERYDEAVSILRQEELVSNEVIDELRDLISENYSLRFDELQELRSEKLDEVDAIADDIRERVDQWKEEMLRKKDEQGDLW; encoded by the coding sequence TTGAAAAAGTTTGCTTTGCTGTTATTCTGTTTCATTATTGCTTTATCTGCCTGCAGTAAGGATGATGCATCACAGAACAAGCCAGATGAAAAGACAGGAGCTGAGAATCAGCAGAGTCAGGAGAACGATTTACTCGACATCTCCGTTCTTTCCGCTGTGGATCCTTCCAGGGAGGGCATGAAGAATCAGACTGGTGGAATTTTAATGGAGGAGCTGTCTTTTCAGCAGGAACTCGACATGAATGTGGAAGAATTTATGTCTGAAAAGAAACAGGAGCTGACAGGTCAGTTAGAAACAGTAGCCACTGAGACACAGGATCCGGAGAAGCTGGAGCATGCTTTGGTAAAATTACTCGGTACACCAAATTATGCTTCCGCCATCGAGACAGCTGAAGCTTATAAGCCCGATTTTCCAGAGCCCGAATTACCGGGTGCAAAGCGGGCAAATGATGAAGAGGACGGGAAAATCACTGAAAATGGAAAAGCGATCCTTTTACTGGATGCCAGCTCCAGCATGCTATTAAAGGTCGATGGAAAAGTGAAAATGAACATAGCCAAAGAGGCCGTTCAGGAGTTTGCAGATGTAATCGGTCAGAAACAGGATGTATCCCTGATTGTTTATGGACATAAAGGATCAGAAGCCGATGCCGACAAACAAAAGTCCTGTAAGGGAATTGAGGAAATTTATCCGATGGGTTCCTATGACAAGAAAAAGTTCAAGGCATCCCTCAATAAATTTGAAAGTAAGGGATGGACACCATTAGCTGGTGCGATTGAAAAAGCCGCAGAAATGAGTAAAGGTTTGAAAGGTGAAATAACAGTATATATTGTAAGCGATGGAGTCGAGACCTGTGATGGCGATCCGGTTGCAGCTGCCAAGTCGTTTTCTGAAGACAATGATCATCGAAAGGTAAACATTATCGGTTTTAATGTAGATCAGGATGCAGAAAAGCAATTGAAAAAAGTTTCAGAGGCCGGAAATGGTGAGTATTACTCTGCGAATCATGCAGACGATTTAAAAGAAACCATTGAGTATGAATGGCTGCCTTCCCGTGTTGACTTAGCATGGGCTCATACGAAAGCACCGGGCCCATGGGAAATTTTAGACAAATATGATGAATATGATGTGGATCATGATAAAATCAGAGCACTGGTAAAAAAGGAAAAGGAACGATATGATGAGGCTGTGTCGATTTTACGGCAGGAAGAATTGGTTTCTAATGAAGTCATCGATGAATTACGGGATCTAATATCAGAAAATTATAGCCTCCGATTTGATGAACTTCAGGAGTTAAGGTCAGAAAAGCTGGATGAAGTCGATGCAATCGCCGATGATATCAGGGAACGCGTAGACCAATGGAAAGAAGAAATGCTCAGAAAAAAAGATGAACAAGGCGACCTGTGGTAA
- a CDS encoding fructose bisphosphate aldolase, translated as MQEKHLDRMKNGKGFIAALDQSGGSTPKALAGYGVTEDQYSNEDEMFDLVHEMRTRIITAPAFDPEKILGAILFEQTMDREIEGKYTGDYLANVKGIVPFLKVDKGLAEESNGVQKMKPIHDLDETLKRANERGMFGTKMRSVIKEANEEGIKEVVDQQFEVGQKIIDAGLVPIIEPEVDINSADKAQSEEILKQEIKKHLDQLNENELVMLKLSIPTNPNHYKELIDHPQVVRVVALSGGYSRDEANEKLKDNEGLIASFSRALSAELRVNQSDEEFNTTLKEAVDSIYDASVNKNN; from the coding sequence ATGCAGGAAAAACATTTAGACAGAATGAAAAACGGAAAAGGCTTTATTGCTGCACTTGACCAAAGTGGTGGAAGTACACCAAAAGCACTTGCTGGGTATGGAGTGACAGAAGATCAATATTCAAATGAGGACGAAATGTTTGATCTTGTACATGAGATGAGAACTCGAATTATTACAGCACCAGCCTTTGATCCTGAGAAGATTCTTGGCGCTATTCTTTTTGAGCAGACCATGGATCGCGAAATCGAAGGAAAATATACTGGCGATTACTTAGCAAATGTAAAAGGCATTGTACCATTCCTTAAAGTGGATAAAGGTCTTGCTGAAGAATCTAATGGTGTTCAGAAAATGAAACCTATTCACGACCTGGACGAAACGCTGAAAAGAGCCAATGAGCGTGGAATGTTCGGAACTAAAATGCGTTCTGTCATTAAAGAAGCAAACGAAGAAGGCATTAAAGAAGTTGTCGATCAGCAATTTGAAGTTGGTCAGAAGATTATTGATGCCGGACTTGTTCCAATTATTGAGCCTGAGGTGGACATTAACAGTGCCGATAAAGCACAATCCGAGGAAATCTTAAAACAGGAAATCAAAAAGCATCTTGACCAGTTAAATGAAAATGAACTTGTTATGCTGAAGCTTTCCATTCCAACAAATCCAAATCACTATAAAGAGCTCATCGATCATCCACAGGTTGTCCGTGTTGTTGCTCTATCTGGCGGATATTCCCGTGATGAAGCAAATGAGAAGCTTAAGGATAACGAAGGACTAATTGCAAGCTTCTCCAGAGCTCTAAGTGCAGAATTAAGAGTTAATCAATCTGACGAAGAGTTCAACACTACATTAAAAGAAGCTGTTGATTCCATTTATGACGCTTCTGTAAATAAAAATAACTAA
- a CDS encoding DUF4256 domain-containing protein: MRQKNDGNNQKELSFEQREELLRVLQARFEKNMHRHKELDWAQIQERLERNPDKLWSLHEMERTEGEPDVIGYYEKTEKYIFCDCSTESPKGRRSVCYDREALESRKKNKPENSAMDMAAEMGIELLTKEQYRTLQDLEHFDKKTSSWVRTPSDIRELGGALFCDFRYGHVFVYHNGASSYYSSRGFRGLLRV, encoded by the coding sequence ATGAGACAGAAAAATGACGGGAACAATCAAAAGGAGCTGTCTTTTGAACAGCGGGAGGAATTACTCCGAGTATTACAGGCACGCTTTGAGAAAAACATGCACCGGCATAAGGAACTTGATTGGGCTCAAATTCAGGAAAGACTGGAAAGGAATCCTGATAAACTGTGGTCACTTCATGAAATGGAAAGAACGGAAGGTGAACCGGATGTAATTGGGTATTATGAAAAGACGGAGAAGTATATATTTTGCGATTGTTCAACGGAAAGTCCTAAAGGCCGGAGAAGTGTTTGTTATGATCGCGAGGCATTGGAGTCCCGGAAAAAAAATAAACCGGAAAATTCCGCAATGGATATGGCTGCTGAGATGGGCATTGAACTTTTAACAAAAGAACAGTACCGCACGTTGCAGGATCTGGAGCATTTTGATAAGAAAACTTCGAGCTGGGTACGAACACCATCTGATATTAGAGAACTTGGGGGTGCACTTTTTTGTGACTTCCGTTATGGACATGTTTTCGTGTATCACAATGGTGCTTCGTCGTACTATAGCTCGAGAGGATTTCGCGGGTTGCTGAGGGTTTGA
- a CDS encoding IS110 family transposase, with amino-acid sequence MVSSLLNHIQGKNGSRWADFLRKVGAENLLIVAVDAAKYTHKGMICTFYGEILVRPFEFDASMSGFQKLKHHIKNEMDQHNFKKVVMGVETTGHYYEDLVHHSKDEGYQVRILNAATTANERKSILNGSKTDNLDLMAIVQSIIYGRGTSSELATGKVHDLQKLTRARRELVKGETAVKNLIRVYLDYIFREFQGKSVWKDGKHRNVKPFSQLFGKAPRYIMRHCLHPSDILSLGAEGLRELSIRENLKMRDQSIETLLAFAKYSISKPKDDLQVEHYLLKQQLDQLELLERQIKNLERQIEDLFVQTEGAVTLSVSGIGVVTGAELYAEMGDISDFDHAGQLIKMAGTNPIVKQSGDRSPSYYAVSKQGRRTFRNIVYQVGRTLARNNPDMKQKYLALLERGKYPRQAYIAIGNRMIRLAYSMIKHQTLYRTSHEDYTLQDQISKKLHRKNASLFYEKFVLSNEELSA; translated from the coding sequence TGATTTGTACATTTTATGGAGAGATTCTAGTTCGGCCTTTTGAGTTTGATGCATCGATGTCTGGCTTTCAGAAACTTAAGCATCATATAAAAAATGAGATGGATCAACATAACTTTAAAAAAGTCGTCATGGGTGTGGAAACAACTGGTCACTATTATGAGGATCTGGTACATCATAGTAAAGATGAAGGGTACCAAGTTCGTATTTTGAATGCCGCGACAACGGCCAATGAACGAAAGTCTATTTTGAATGGGTCAAAGACTGATAACCTCGACCTTATGGCTATTGTCCAGTCAATTATATACGGACGGGGTACTTCAAGCGAGTTAGCAACTGGCAAGGTACATGATCTTCAAAAACTTACTCGTGCTCGTCGTGAATTAGTCAAAGGAGAAACAGCAGTAAAAAATCTTATTCGTGTTTATCTTGACTATATCTTTCGGGAATTCCAGGGGAAAAGTGTCTGGAAGGATGGTAAGCATAGAAACGTAAAACCATTTTCACAGTTATTTGGTAAAGCGCCACGTTATATCATGCGACACTGCCTTCACCCGAGCGATATCTTATCCCTTGGAGCAGAAGGGTTACGTGAACTTTCCATTCGCGAGAATTTAAAAATGCGCGATCAATCCATTGAGACTCTTTTGGCATTTGCGAAATACTCCATATCCAAACCAAAAGACGACCTTCAGGTCGAACATTACTTATTAAAACAGCAATTAGATCAGTTGGAGTTATTAGAGAGACAAATTAAGAATTTAGAAAGGCAAATTGAAGACTTGTTTGTACAAACAGAAGGAGCTGTGACGTTAAGTGTTTCAGGAATCGGGGTCGTAACGGGAGCAGAATTATATGCGGAAATGGGCGATATTTCCGATTTCGATCATGCGGGGCAACTTATTAAAATGGCAGGGACAAATCCTATCGTAAAACAATCAGGGGACAGAAGTCCGTCTTATTATGCCGTTTCTAAACAGGGAAGGCGGACTTTCCGAAACATCGTTTACCAGGTAGGGAGAACTCTAGCCAGGAACAATCCCGATATGAAACAGAAATATTTAGCCCTATTAGAACGCGGAAAATACCCCAGACAAGCGTATATAGCGATAGGAAATCGCATGATTCGTTTAGCCTATTCCATGATTAAACACCAAACGTTGTACCGGACAAGTCATGAAGATTACACACTTCAAGATCAGATTAGCAAAAAGCTGCACAGGAAAAACGCCAGCCTATTTTATGAGAAGTTCGTCTTATCGAACGAAGAATTGTCAGCTTAG
- a CDS encoding SRPBCC family protein, with product MSIPFEVKRTIQVSRQRVFESLLDLDAADHWMQGLVRMERLDDGPMKEGSEWKETRKMFGKEATEHFEVVELKEPEKIVLRCDGTKGTTGKGEFVFTYRIISTEESSEITLFGEIRGLTGLTKLFGKMMAGSFRKACARDLDALIAYLKKD from the coding sequence GTGAGTATTCCGTTTGAAGTGAAGCGTACGATTCAGGTATCCAGACAAAGAGTTTTTGAGAGCTTACTTGATCTTGACGCTGCAGACCATTGGATGCAGGGACTTGTGCGAATGGAGCGGTTGGATGATGGCCCCATGAAAGAGGGGAGCGAGTGGAAGGAAACAAGAAAGATGTTTGGAAAAGAGGCTACTGAACATTTTGAAGTTGTCGAGCTTAAGGAACCGGAGAAAATTGTCCTGCGCTGTGATGGAACGAAAGGAACAACAGGCAAAGGAGAATTTGTCTTTACATATCGAATCATTTCAACAGAAGAAAGCTCAGAAATCACTCTTTTTGGGGAGATCAGAGGGCTTACTGGTCTGACAAAACTGTTTGGAAAAATGATGGCGGGCTCCTTCAGGAAAGCCTGTGCCAGGGACCTCGATGCGCTAATCGCATATTTGAAGAAGGATTAA